One region of Haloprofundus salilacus genomic DNA includes:
- the mch gene encoding methenyltetrahydromethanopterin cyclohydrolase, which translates to MDSLNRMAIELVDEALDFADELNVGAYELESGATVLDFGVDATGGVEAGLLLTEIQTAGLATVQTRMGEVDGAPIPHVELSTDHPAIALLCSQKAGWELEFERFDGLGSGPARALVGQESEFEAVGYYDEFDLTVLAVESIDLPGDEVAEHVAELAKVEPSAVFLPTFAVGSIAGSVNIASRAAELAVFRLFELGYDPRDILSVSGSAPIAPVSYDEGVAMGRTNDALAYGGKVHLTVRDEFDRFDEVPSTAADEYGTPFEDIFAEYDWDFSQVPVSAFAPAKVTVDVVDGSTRVFGETDEELLAESFGLREL; encoded by the coding sequence ATGGACAGTCTCAATCGGATGGCGATAGAACTCGTCGACGAGGCGCTCGACTTCGCCGACGAGTTGAACGTCGGCGCGTACGAGTTGGAGTCGGGGGCGACGGTGCTGGACTTCGGCGTCGACGCGACTGGCGGCGTCGAGGCCGGGTTGCTGCTGACCGAAATTCAGACCGCCGGTCTCGCCACCGTCCAGACGCGGATGGGCGAGGTCGACGGCGCGCCGATTCCGCACGTCGAACTGTCGACGGACCACCCCGCGATCGCGCTGCTCTGTTCGCAAAAGGCTGGCTGGGAGCTCGAATTCGAGCGGTTCGACGGTCTCGGCAGCGGTCCGGCCCGCGCGCTCGTCGGTCAGGAGTCGGAGTTCGAGGCCGTCGGCTACTACGACGAGTTCGACCTCACCGTCCTCGCCGTCGAGAGCATCGACCTGCCGGGCGACGAGGTGGCCGAACACGTCGCCGAACTCGCGAAAGTCGAACCGAGCGCCGTCTTCCTGCCGACGTTCGCCGTCGGCTCCATCGCAGGGAGCGTCAACATCGCCTCCCGGGCCGCCGAACTCGCCGTCTTCCGCCTCTTCGAACTTGGCTACGACCCCCGAGACATCCTCTCGGTCAGCGGCAGCGCGCCCATCGCCCCCGTCAGCTACGACGAGGGCGTCGCGATGGGCCGGACGAACGACGCGCTCGCCTACGGCGGCAAAGTCCACCTGACGGTCCGCGACGAGTTCGACCGCTTCGACGAGGTCCCGTCGACGGCCGCCGACGAATACGGCACACCGTTCGAGGACATCTTCGCCGAGTACGACTGGGACTTCTCGCAGGTTCCGGTGTCGGCGTTCGCGCCCGCGAAGGTGACCGTCGACGTCGTTGACGGCTCGACGCGCGTCTTCGGCGAGACGGACGAGGAACTGCTCGCGGAGTCGTTCGGCCTCCGCGAACTCTGA
- a CDS encoding 50S ribosomal protein L2, translated as MGRRIQGQRRGRGSSTFRAPSHRYKAELGHKKEATDGDTISGTVVDIEHDPARSAPLANVEFDDGDQRLVLAPEGVNVGETIQVGVSAEIKPGNTLPLAEIPEGIPVCNVERQPGDGGKFARASGVSAQLLTHDKRVAVVKLPSGQVKRLNPQCRATIGVVAGGGRTEKPFVKAGKKHHKMRSRGTKYPRVRGVAMNAVDHPFGGGGRQHPGKPKSVSRNAPPGRKVGDIASKRTGRGRNK; from the coding sequence ATGGGACGTAGAATTCAAGGCCAACGTCGCGGACGCGGCTCGTCGACGTTCCGCGCGCCGTCGCACCGCTACAAGGCCGAGCTCGGACACAAGAAGGAAGCGACGGACGGCGACACCATCTCCGGAACCGTCGTCGACATCGAACACGACCCCGCGCGCAGCGCGCCGCTGGCCAACGTCGAATTCGACGACGGCGACCAGCGCCTCGTGCTCGCGCCCGAGGGCGTCAACGTCGGCGAGACCATCCAGGTCGGCGTCTCCGCCGAAATCAAGCCAGGTAACACGCTCCCACTGGCCGAAATCCCCGAGGGGATTCCGGTCTGCAACGTCGAGCGTCAGCCCGGCGACGGCGGCAAGTTCGCCCGCGCCTCCGGCGTCTCGGCGCAGCTTCTGACCCACGACAAGCGCGTCGCGGTCGTGAAGCTGCCCAGCGGTCAGGTCAAGCGACTCAACCCGCAGTGCCGCGCCACCATCGGCGTCGTCGCCGGCGGCGGCCGGACGGAGAAGCCGTTCGTCAAGGCGGGGAAGAAACACCACAAGATGCGCTCGCGCGGTACCAAGTACCCGCGCGTCCGCGGTGTTGCGATGAACGCCGTCGACCACCCGTTCGGTGGCGGCGGCCGACAGCACCCCGGCAAGCCGAAATCCGTCTCGCGGAACGCGCCGCCGGGCCGGAAGGTCGGAGACATCGCATCGAAACGTACCGGACGAGGTCGTAACAAATGA
- a CDS encoding RNA methyltransferase: protein MTLTVCVPSSLVREAEDKREATRKIGYVARAATVFRADRLVVFPDGEGERRWGGDFVATVLEYAATPPYLRQEAWGKRDELRYAGVLPPLRVSPRTGSESDDSGSLTQGIVTEVGPEGRVRVNCGLQHPISLYTPPNVEAEEGERVTVRISSREPVRARIVDETPPGFVVERMDLSEVLGREDAGVKIATSRFGQELSVGRLATLAGRTADGMTVAFGSPERGLPDIFGFPPEAVADEESATNRVEPGPGFDLWLNTVPRQGSEVVRTEEAMFASLACLTLTE, encoded by the coding sequence ATGACACTCACCGTATGCGTGCCGTCGTCGCTCGTCCGGGAAGCCGAGGACAAACGCGAGGCAACTCGCAAAATCGGCTACGTCGCCCGCGCGGCGACCGTGTTCCGGGCGGACCGGTTGGTCGTCTTCCCCGACGGGGAAGGCGAACGCCGCTGGGGTGGCGACTTCGTCGCTACCGTGCTCGAATACGCCGCGACGCCCCCCTACCTCCGACAGGAGGCGTGGGGCAAGCGCGACGAGTTACGGTACGCCGGCGTGCTACCGCCGCTCCGTGTCTCGCCACGGACCGGCTCCGAATCCGACGATTCGGGGTCGTTAACACAGGGAATCGTGACCGAGGTCGGACCTGAAGGTCGCGTCCGGGTCAATTGCGGACTGCAACACCCGATCTCCCTCTACACGCCTCCGAACGTGGAGGCCGAAGAGGGAGAGCGCGTCACCGTCAGGATCTCTTCGAGAGAACCGGTCCGTGCACGCATCGTCGACGAAACCCCGCCGGGGTTCGTCGTCGAGCGCATGGACCTGTCGGAAGTGCTCGGCCGTGAGGACGCCGGCGTGAAAATCGCCACCTCCCGATTCGGACAGGAACTGTCCGTCGGGCGGTTAGCGACGCTGGCCGGACGGACCGCCGACGGAATGACCGTCGCCTTCGGTTCGCCCGAGAGAGGGCTTCCGGACATCTTCGGGTTTCCGCCCGAAGCCGTCGCCGACGAGGAGTCGGCGACCAACCGAGTCGAACCCGGTCCGGGGTTCGACCTCTGGCTCAATACGGTTCCGCGACAGGGCAGCGAAGTGGTGCGGACGGAGGAAGCGATGTTCGCCTCACTCGCCTGCCTAACACTCACGGAGTGA
- a CDS encoding 30S ribosomal protein S19 has protein sequence MSTDYRTGREGEFTYRGHTLDELQDMELDEVAELLPARQRRTINRGLGVEHEKLLEKARDKTEEETANNPIRTHLRDMPVVPAFVGLTFAVYNGQSFERVQVQPEMIGHYLGEFQLTRNSVEHGQAGIGATRSSKFVPLK, from the coding sequence ATGAGCACAGATTACCGCACCGGCCGCGAGGGCGAGTTCACCTACCGCGGCCACACGCTCGACGAGCTGCAGGACATGGAGCTCGACGAGGTCGCAGAACTGCTCCCCGCGCGTCAGCGGCGAACCATCAACCGTGGCCTGGGCGTCGAGCACGAGAAACTGCTCGAAAAAGCCCGGGACAAGACCGAAGAGGAGACCGCGAACAACCCGATTCGGACGCACCTGCGCGACATGCCCGTCGTGCCTGCGTTCGTCGGGCTGACGTTCGCGGTGTACAACGGTCAGAGCTTCGAGCGCGTTCAGGTGCAGCCCGAGATGATTGGCCACTACCTGGGCGAGTTCCAGCTCACCCGGAACTCGGTCGAACACGGACAGGCCGGTATCGGTGCGACCCGGTCCTCGAAGTTCGTGCCACTCAAATAA
- a CDS encoding J domain-containing protein, translating to MDRDQLIMGLAAVFAGITVLLAVLGLSYQLFLLFLAVPFGLTTYFMWYQASGRLAERTQQRRVRQGPSGFGTGARRENVRENRRRARGGANAGGRTNGGTGATRPTRGPTRAEAYRALDLEPGASADEVKRAYRSKVKEVHPDTDSGDEESFKRVNRAYESLNE from the coding sequence GTGGACCGCGATCAGCTCATCATGGGGCTCGCTGCCGTCTTCGCGGGGATCACTGTTCTCCTCGCGGTTCTCGGACTGAGCTATCAGCTGTTCCTGCTTTTTCTCGCTGTCCCTTTCGGTCTGACGACGTACTTCATGTGGTACCAGGCGAGCGGCCGACTCGCCGAGCGGACGCAGCAGCGCCGGGTTCGCCAGGGACCGTCCGGATTCGGCACGGGGGCACGACGCGAGAACGTCCGCGAGAACCGACGACGGGCGCGCGGCGGTGCGAACGCCGGGGGGCGAACGAATGGGGGAACGGGCGCGACGCGGCCGACGCGGGGGCCGACCCGCGCGGAGGCGTACCGCGCGCTCGACTTGGAACCGGGCGCGAGCGCCGACGAGGTCAAACGCGCCTACCGCTCGAAGGTCAAGGAAGTACACCCCGACACCGACAGCGGTGACGAGGAGTCGTTCAAGCGGGTGAACCGTGCGTACGAGTCGCTGAACGAGTGA
- a CDS encoding YhjD/YihY/BrkB family envelope integrity protein, whose translation MSPSRERVVTVGRALVHEIRVEKLTFLAGSIAYHAFVSLFPFFALALAAFSAVGNRSFQDGFESLVEAMLAPGTGDQLIQDLSNASGSTSLSIVGVVFLLWGAMRIFRGLDTAFSDIYETETENTFRDQILDATIVLGTVGVAIFAAITTQRFALEQYGVVGRVAQLLLLVGGLTLTFLPMYYIFPDTDVSVAEILPGTVFAAVGLTVFQFFFRYYAASSSDGPANLLAVVLLVLTWLYFSGLVVLVGVALNAVLSNRSADVSIEPVIGGVRPEHTAERADKQELAAALTKLNRLLDAADEITIEVGEESVTLPRPQRIATETDGSLLRLRDGGYGLELRWSVRDEE comes from the coding sequence ATGTCTCCTTCGCGTGAGCGCGTAGTGACGGTCGGGCGCGCGCTCGTCCACGAGATACGCGTCGAGAAACTCACGTTTCTGGCCGGAAGCATCGCCTACCACGCGTTTGTCTCGCTGTTTCCGTTCTTCGCGCTCGCGCTCGCGGCGTTCTCGGCGGTCGGCAACCGTTCATTCCAGGATGGATTCGAGTCGCTCGTCGAAGCGATGTTGGCACCGGGGACCGGCGACCAACTGATTCAGGACCTCTCGAACGCGAGCGGATCGACGAGTCTCTCCATCGTGGGCGTCGTCTTCCTGCTCTGGGGGGCGATGCGAATCTTCCGTGGTCTCGACACGGCGTTTTCGGATATCTACGAGACGGAGACCGAGAACACGTTCCGCGACCAGATACTCGACGCCACCATCGTCCTCGGTACCGTCGGCGTCGCCATCTTCGCGGCCATTACCACCCAGCGTTTCGCCCTCGAACAGTACGGAGTTGTGGGCCGAGTAGCCCAGTTACTCCTTCTCGTCGGCGGGTTGACGCTGACGTTTCTGCCGATGTACTACATCTTTCCGGACACCGACGTGAGTGTCGCTGAAATCCTCCCGGGGACGGTGTTCGCCGCCGTCGGCCTGACTGTCTTCCAGTTCTTCTTCCGGTACTACGCCGCCTCCAGCAGCGACGGTCCCGCCAATCTCCTTGCGGTCGTGCTGCTCGTCTTGACGTGGCTCTACTTCAGCGGTCTCGTCGTCCTCGTCGGCGTCGCTCTCAACGCCGTCCTCTCGAACCGCAGCGCCGACGTGAGCATCGAACCAGTCATCGGCGGCGTTCGCCCGGAGCACACTGCAGAACGGGCCGACAAGCAGGAACTCGCCGCGGCGCTGACCAAACTGAACCGCTTGCTCGACGCTGCCGACGAGATAACTATCGAGGTCGGCGAGGAGTCCGTGACGCTCCCGCGACCGCAGCGAATCGCAACCGAGACTGACGGGTCACTCCTTCGCCTCCGCGACGGCGGATACGGTCTCGAACTTCGGTGGTCCGTCCGCGACGAGGAGTAA
- a CDS encoding 50S ribosomal protein L3, producing the protein MPQPSRPRKGSMGFGPRTRAAKEVPRIKSWPDDEGSPALQGFAGYKAGMTHVVMVNDTANSAREGMEESIPVTVVETPPMRAVALRAYQNTPYGQKPITEVWAPELDEDLDRVLDLPSEVTFEEDTDDLRSRLEAGEVDDLRVITHTVPSGLKNVPKKKPDVMETRVGGGSLDERADFALDLLEEGGEHAMADVFRAGEYLDAAGVTKGKGTQGPVKRWGVQKRKGKHARQGWRRRIGNLGPWNPSRVRSTVPQQGQMGYHQRTELNKRLVAMGNGDDASVDGGFVNYGEVDGDYALVEGSLPGPNKRLLRFRPAIRPNDQPRLDPEVRYVSTASNQG; encoded by the coding sequence ATGCCACAACCAAGCAGACCACGAAAAGGCTCGATGGGCTTCGGCCCGCGTACGCGCGCAGCCAAAGAGGTTCCGCGCATCAAGTCGTGGCCCGACGACGAGGGGTCCCCTGCGCTGCAGGGCTTCGCCGGCTACAAAGCCGGAATGACCCACGTCGTCATGGTCAACGACACGGCGAACTCGGCCCGCGAGGGGATGGAAGAGTCCATTCCCGTCACGGTCGTCGAGACCCCGCCGATGCGCGCCGTTGCACTCCGAGCCTACCAGAACACGCCGTACGGACAGAAACCGATCACGGAGGTTTGGGCCCCCGAGCTCGACGAGGACCTCGACCGCGTCCTCGACCTCCCGTCAGAAGTCACGTTCGAGGAGGACACAGACGACCTCCGCAGCCGCCTCGAAGCCGGTGAGGTCGACGACCTTCGGGTCATCACCCACACCGTCCCGAGCGGCCTGAAGAACGTCCCGAAGAAGAAACCCGACGTGATGGAGACTCGCGTCGGCGGCGGTTCGCTCGACGAACGCGCCGACTTCGCGCTCGACCTCCTCGAAGAGGGCGGCGAGCACGCGATGGCCGACGTCTTCCGCGCGGGCGAGTACCTCGACGCGGCTGGCGTCACCAAAGGAAAGGGGACGCAGGGTCCCGTCAAGCGCTGGGGAGTCCAGAAGCGCAAAGGCAAGCACGCCCGCCAGGGATGGCGGCGTCGCATCGGTAACCTCGGCCCGTGGAACCCGAGCCGCGTCCGCTCGACGGTTCCCCAGCAGGGTCAGATGGGGTACCACCAGCGCACCGAACTGAACAAACGCCTCGTCGCGATGGGCAACGGCGACGACGCGTCCGTCGACGGCGGCTTCGTCAACTACGGCGAAGTCGACGGCGACTACGCGCTCGTCGAGGGCTCGCTCCCGGGCCCGAACAAGCGCCTCCTGCGCTTCCGCCCGGCCATCCGACCGAACGACCAACCGCGCCTCGACCCCGAGGTGCGCTACGTCTCCACCGCGTCCAACCAGGGGTGA
- a CDS encoding MTH1187 family thiamine-binding protein, with product MTVIALLSVAPVKEESMAADVAKAVAALDEFDVEYETNPMGTVVEADDVDTLLDAVAAAHKAVDADRVSTFLKIDDKRTSDRRAQEKVEAVERELGREARSGTE from the coding sequence ATGACAGTCATAGCACTGCTGAGCGTCGCACCCGTGAAAGAAGAGAGCATGGCCGCCGACGTGGCCAAGGCCGTCGCCGCGCTCGACGAGTTCGACGTGGAGTACGAGACGAACCCGATGGGAACCGTCGTCGAAGCCGACGACGTCGACACGCTCCTCGACGCCGTCGCAGCGGCGCACAAAGCCGTCGACGCCGACCGAGTGAGCACGTTCCTCAAAATCGACGACAAGCGGACGAGCGACCGACGAGCACAGGAGAAAGTCGAGGCCGTTGAGCGCGAACTCGGTCGGGAAGCGCGAAGCGGAACCGAGTGA
- a CDS encoding GTPBP1 family GTP-binding protein — protein sequence MSADRAALEEALQRGEEEGGYIEFKERLSKEVHLSGGRMESLAAQLRHRVLSGEGEATYVVGVTDDGGIAGISADAFSESMDVLSLLAEEAGAHIEDVDTWGVGDGPDAGLVGVATIREGAMLETDEEHIVVGTAGHVDHGKSTLVGSLVTGQADDGDGGTRGFLDVQPHEVERGLSADLSYAVYGFDDDGPVHMRNPHRKSDRAHIVEEADRLVSFVDTVGHEPWLRTTIRGLVGQKLDYGLLVVAADDGPTKTTREHLGILLATELPTIVAITKVDAVSDERVAEVEHEVERLLRDVGKTPLPVERYGVDAAVEEISDSVVPILRTSAVAMEGLDDLDHLFETLPKTSIDEGQFRMYIDRSYSVTGVGAVASGTVNSGTVEAGDELLLGPMPDGSFRDVEVRSIEMHYHRVDEAKAGRIVGIALKGVKEAEIERGMVLVPRSSNPRPVRSFEADVMVLNHPTRIGTGYEPVIHLETISEAAVFHPEEGRLLPGDTGKSRVEFKFRPYLVEEGQRFVFREGQSKGVGTVTDVHYD from the coding sequence ATGAGCGCCGACCGGGCCGCCTTAGAGGAGGCCCTACAGCGCGGAGAAGAGGAAGGCGGCTACATCGAGTTCAAGGAACGACTCTCCAAAGAGGTCCACCTCTCCGGCGGACGCATGGAGAGTCTCGCCGCCCAACTCCGACACCGAGTGCTCTCCGGCGAGGGCGAGGCAACGTACGTCGTCGGCGTCACGGACGACGGCGGCATCGCCGGCATCTCGGCGGACGCGTTCTCCGAGTCGATGGACGTGCTCTCGCTGCTCGCCGAGGAGGCGGGTGCGCACATCGAGGACGTCGACACGTGGGGCGTCGGCGACGGTCCGGATGCGGGTCTCGTCGGCGTCGCGACCATCCGCGAGGGCGCGATGCTCGAAACTGACGAGGAACACATCGTCGTCGGCACCGCGGGTCACGTCGACCACGGAAAGAGCACGCTCGTCGGGTCGCTCGTCACCGGACAGGCCGACGACGGCGACGGCGGCACGCGCGGATTCCTCGACGTGCAACCGCACGAGGTCGAACGCGGCCTCTCGGCGGACCTCTCGTACGCCGTCTACGGATTCGACGACGACGGCCCGGTCCACATGCGTAACCCCCACCGTAAGAGCGACCGCGCCCACATCGTCGAGGAGGCGGACCGCCTCGTCTCATTCGTTGACACCGTCGGCCACGAACCGTGGCTCCGGACGACCATCCGAGGACTCGTCGGTCAGAAACTCGACTACGGACTGCTCGTCGTCGCCGCCGACGACGGGCCGACGAAGACGACGCGCGAGCATCTCGGCATCCTGCTCGCGACCGAACTGCCGACGATAGTCGCCATTACGAAAGTCGACGCCGTCAGCGACGAACGCGTCGCCGAAGTCGAACACGAGGTCGAGAGACTGCTCCGCGACGTGGGCAAGACCCCGCTGCCGGTCGAACGCTACGGCGTCGACGCCGCCGTCGAGGAGATAAGCGACTCCGTCGTCCCCATCCTCCGGACGAGTGCCGTCGCGATGGAGGGTCTCGACGACCTCGACCACCTGTTCGAGACGCTGCCGAAGACGAGCATCGACGAGGGGCAGTTCCGAATGTACATCGACCGGAGCTACAGCGTCACCGGCGTCGGCGCCGTCGCTTCCGGCACTGTGAACTCCGGCACCGTCGAGGCGGGCGACGAACTGCTGCTCGGGCCGATGCCCGACGGGAGTTTCCGTGACGTGGAGGTGCGCTCCATCGAGATGCACTACCACCGCGTCGACGAGGCGAAGGCGGGTCGGATCGTCGGCATCGCGCTCAAAGGTGTCAAGGAGGCCGAAATCGAGCGCGGGATGGTGCTCGTCCCGCGGTCGTCGAATCCGCGCCCGGTGCGGTCGTTCGAGGCGGACGTGATGGTGCTCAACCATCCGACGCGCATCGGCACGGGCTACGAACCGGTCATCCACCTCGAAACCATCAGCGAGGCGGCCGTGTTCCACCCCGAAGAGGGTCGCCTCCTGCCGGGCGACACCGGCAAGTCGCGCGTCGAGTTCAAGTTCCGACCGTACCTCGTCGAGGAGGGCCAGCGGTTCGTCTTCCGCGAGGGCCAGAGCAAAGGCGTCGGCACCGTCACCGACGTTCACTACGACTGA
- a CDS encoding MaoC family dehydratase — MKSESVTTARQYYEDLDPDGLWELETATVTRDEIIEFAERYDPQPFHVDEDAARESMFDGLIASGLHTYCVCNRLATEAFFHQVAFLCGRGLADFRWHRPVRPGDTLSGWVELGEMRVSESDPQRGYVDVEITGVNQDDEVVISWTAQALVARRPQ, encoded by the coding sequence ATGAAGTCCGAGTCCGTCACGACGGCGCGTCAGTACTACGAGGACCTCGACCCGGACGGTCTCTGGGAGCTAGAGACGGCGACGGTGACGCGAGACGAGATCATCGAGTTCGCCGAGCGGTACGACCCGCAACCGTTCCACGTCGACGAGGACGCGGCGCGCGAGTCGATGTTCGACGGTCTCATCGCGAGCGGTCTCCACACCTACTGCGTCTGCAACCGTCTGGCTACGGAGGCGTTCTTCCACCAGGTCGCGTTTCTCTGCGGCCGCGGCCTCGCCGACTTCCGGTGGCACCGTCCGGTGCGACCCGGCGATACGCTCTCGGGATGGGTCGAACTCGGCGAGATGCGCGTCTCCGAGTCCGACCCCCAACGCGGTTACGTCGACGTGGAAATAACCGGCGTCAATCAGGACGATGAGGTCGTCATCTCGTGGACCGCGCAGGCGCTCGTCGCCCGGCGGCCGCAGTAA
- a CDS encoding 50S ribosomal protein L23, which translates to MSVIRHPLVTEKAMNEMDFDNKLQFIVDIDAAKPEIEEEIESRYDVTVANINTQVTPKGTKKATVRLSEDDDAQEIASRIGVF; encoded by the coding sequence ATGAGCGTCATCCGACACCCGCTGGTCACCGAGAAGGCGATGAACGAGATGGACTTCGACAACAAGCTCCAGTTCATCGTCGACATCGACGCCGCCAAGCCGGAGATCGAAGAGGAGATCGAATCGCGCTACGACGTGACCGTCGCGAATATCAACACGCAGGTCACGCCGAAAGGCACGAAGAAGGCGACCGTGCGTCTCTCGGAGGACGACGACGCACAGGAAATCGCCTCGCGGATCGGGGTGTTCTAA
- the rpl4p gene encoding 50S ribosomal protein L4 has product MEATIKDLNGDDAGTLELPEVFETTYRPDLIKRAVLAAQANRTQAYGADPLAGMRTPAESLGSGRGMAHVPRENGRARRVPQAVSGRKAHPPKAEKEHGKKINKKERRLAVRSAIAATTDAELVAERGHQFDDSVELPLVVSDEFEELVKTQEVLSLLEALGVDADIERAEDRKVRAGQGKARGRKYKRPKSILFVTSEEPSKAARNLAGVDVVTAAEVNTEDLAPGTHAGRLTLWTESAVEEVADR; this is encoded by the coding sequence ATGGAAGCAACAATCAAGGACCTGAACGGCGACGACGCCGGCACGCTCGAGCTTCCGGAGGTCTTCGAGACGACGTACCGTCCGGACCTCATCAAGCGCGCCGTCCTCGCCGCACAGGCGAACCGAACGCAGGCCTATGGAGCCGACCCCCTCGCCGGGATGCGAACCCCGGCAGAGTCGCTCGGCAGCGGCCGCGGGATGGCGCACGTGCCCCGAGAGAACGGGCGCGCGCGCCGCGTCCCGCAGGCCGTCAGCGGGCGCAAAGCGCACCCGCCGAAGGCCGAAAAGGAGCACGGAAAGAAGATCAACAAGAAGGAGCGCCGGTTGGCGGTCCGCTCGGCCATCGCGGCGACAACCGACGCCGAACTCGTCGCCGAGCGCGGGCACCAATTCGACGACAGCGTCGAACTCCCGCTCGTCGTCTCCGACGAGTTCGAAGAGCTCGTGAAGACCCAGGAGGTCCTCTCGCTGCTCGAAGCGCTCGGCGTCGACGCCGACATCGAGCGCGCCGAGGACCGGAAGGTCCGCGCCGGACAGGGGAAGGCCCGCGGTCGCAAGTACAAGCGACCCAAATCCATCCTCTTCGTCACGAGCGAGGAGCCGTCGAAGGCGGCGCGCAACCTCGCTGGTGTCGACGTGGTCACCGCCGCGGAGGTCAACACCGAGGACCTCGCGCCTGGCACCCACGCCGGTCGACTGACTCTCTGGACCGAGAGCGCCGTCGAGGAGGTGGCCGACCGATGA
- a CDS encoding glutathione S-transferase N-terminal domain-containing protein, producing MLELYQAEGCPYSEKARQKLSELGVSYVIHNPRTHDGDVLNEQTHEELTTLGGEDQIPYLVDHARGETMYESDDIVDYLGEYYD from the coding sequence ATGCTCGAACTCTACCAGGCCGAAGGCTGTCCGTACTCCGAGAAAGCGCGCCAGAAACTGTCGGAGCTCGGCGTCTCGTACGTTATCCACAACCCGCGAACGCACGACGGCGACGTGCTGAACGAGCAGACGCACGAGGAACTCACGACGCTCGGCGGCGAGGACCAGATCCCGTACCTCGTCGACCACGCGCGCGGGGAGACGATGTACGAGAGCGACGACATCGTCGACTACCTCGGCGAATACTACGACTAA
- a CDS encoding 50S ribosomal protein L22: MGINYSVEADPDTTAKAMLRERPISLKHSKAIARAIKGKRVDDAESYLQDVIDEKQSVPFKQHNSGVGHKGDIDGWDAGRYPNKASKDFLKLLENARNNANEQGFDGESMVIKHVAPHKVDEQMGRKPRAFGRADPWNTTLVDVELIIEEVEE; this comes from the coding sequence ATGGGAATCAACTACAGCGTCGAGGCCGACCCCGACACGACGGCGAAAGCCATGCTCCGGGAGCGGCCCATCAGCCTGAAGCACAGCAAGGCCATCGCGCGCGCCATCAAAGGCAAGCGCGTCGACGACGCCGAGTCGTACCTGCAGGACGTCATCGACGAAAAGCAGTCGGTGCCGTTCAAGCAGCACAACTCCGGCGTCGGCCACAAAGGCGACATCGACGGGTGGGACGCGGGTCGCTACCCGAACAAAGCCTCGAAGGACTTCCTGAAGCTACTCGAGAACGCGCGTAACAACGCCAACGAGCAGGGATTCGACGGCGAATCGATGGTCATCAAACACGTCGCCCCCCACAAGGTCGACGAGCAGATGGGGCGCAAGCCCCGCGCGTTCGGACGAGCCGACCCGTGGAACACGACGCTCGTCGACGTGGAACTCATCATCGAGGAGGTCGAAGAATAA